GTAACCCCGTTAAATAATAAATTTATTACCAGGAGCAACCCTTGAAATCTTTACGCAACCGCATCATAGCTACTTTAATCGCCTTTATTACAGGATTTATTATGTTCTCTATGGCCAACGCCACCACTCCCGCCGAAAACAAAGCCGCCGGCGAAAAATTCCTGGCGGACAACGCCCAAAATGCCGGCATCGTTACCACGGCCAGCGGGCTACAATATTTTGTGTTCACCGAAGGTACCGGCGCATCGCCCAAAGCGACCGACAATGTTACCGTGCATTACAAAGGCACCACCATAGACGGCAAGGAGTTCGACAGCTCGTACGGCCGCGGCGCGCCGGCCACTTTCCCGCTCAACCGGGTCATCGCCGGCTGGACAGAAGGCTTGCAGTTGATGAAAGAAGGCGCGAAATACCGTTTTTTCATTCCGTCCAAGCTGGCCTACGGCGAGCGCGGCGCCGGCCGTGACATTGGCCCCAACGCCGCTTTGATTTTCGACGTGGAATTGATCAAGGTCAATTAAGCGAAAAACGGCGGCCGACTAAAACTCCCCACACCGGAGACTCCGGCCGCCGCGCCCATCCTGCTTAAGGCATTATCTGACCGTGACCTCAACCCGGCGGTTTTTGGGTTCATCGGTGTTATCCGGGGTTGCTACCAATAAATTCTTTTCCCCGTGCGAATCCACCGTTACCTTGCCGGCGTCCGGCATTGCTTCCGCAAATAAGGCCGCTACCGATTTCGCTCTTTCCAAACTCAAAACAGCATTGGTTTGATCATCGCCGACCGTGTCGGTATGGCCGATAATGGAAATATCCGCCGCCGGGCGCCGTTTTATCTCGGCGATGATTTTAGGAATATCGGCCTGGGACTCCGCCGTCAACGTCGCCGTGCCGCCTTCAAAGTACAAATAAAACGGTTTTGGTTTTTCCGGACTGGCCGCCATTGCGGCACCGAAGTCTTCCTTGATCCGCTGCTCGCTGGCCACAAACGTTTTCCCGGCTTCGCCTTTCAGATTCACGGCGTCCCGGTTATTTTCCAATAAAGTGGTACCTTGCGGGGTGGTAACCTCCACTTTTCCGAGGCTGCCGTCCTCTTCCGCCAACAACACCACGTAAGATTGAGAACAGCCGCTTAGCCCCAAGGCAAACAACAGGGTTATCGCCCGTAAGGGGAGAACTGTTACAGTACTGATATCATGCTTCAACATTATTCCGCCTCCGCCTTAGCCAAAAAACGCGTGCCTCTAACGCCGATAATGCCGGCCGGCGTTTTTACCGATACGGCTTCCGGCTTAAGCTTGGCAATCACGCCGGAAATGTAGTGCAAGGTACCTTTGAGCAAACTCGCCGCCAATTTCAGCTCGCTTTTGGCCGGCGCAAACAGATATTCGTCGATACGAAGCTCGGTATCGGGGCCCAAGGACATGATGGTATTGTCTTTAAAGGTCACGCCCATACGCCCTTTCTCACCCGTTTTCAGTAAATTACCCATGTACAACGGCGCACCCGGCAGTGCGGGAACAGTGCCTTGCTCCCCCGTGATACTGGCGTCACCTTCGACAATTTTCACAAACCCCAACACATCGCTCTCGGCCCATATATCAGCCGACAACAGGCTTAAAACCAGTGCCAGCATTGTTATACTCATTTTCATCATTTTCCCTCCCGGAGGCATTGACCGCTCTCTTTAACAATTTTCCACACCCGCTATACTTGTCCGATATGAAATATTTAACGCCGCCAACTATTTGACCTCGTCACTGGACAAGTCTAAATAATAGTCATACATTGCGGATTAAGGACGAAAAACAGCCAAATTTTTTAATCAGCTCCCGCCAAGCCACTTTGAAAAACTCCGCACTTATTAATTATTTTCCTTAAACAGCTATCGTGAATTCCGTGCCCCTATCCGACATAAACATATCGCAAGCTCATCATTTGGCCTTGCTGTTTAGCGATGTGGCCGCGGGGCCGGGCTTACAGCGAAGTATTGAAGCGTTCGCCAACCAGTACGATACCTACCTGCTGACCGATGCCGAGCAAATAATGCCCGAATTGTTGAGGGGTAATTTTGACGTATTATTTCTGGATATTGATGGCGAGGGGCTTGATGTTGACAAACTTTTGCCGCTAGTGCGACAGCAATTTTCATTGCCCGAACTCCCAATCCTGCTTTTATCCAGCCCGTTATCCGAAGTCAAACGTAACGCCGCCCTGGATAAGGGGGCTACCGATTTCATAACCAAACCCTTGACCGCCAATGACGTGGTTTTAAAAACCCGAAACGCACTGGCTTTTCGGCACTGCTTCAAAAACCATCGGGCGGCCCGGGATCTGCTCGAACAGCAGGTCCGGATCAGAACCGCCAAGTTAAACATGCTGATCGACAGCGGCCTAATGATGTCGCGGGAAAAAAGCCGCGACCGTTTACTGGCGCACATCCTCCGCGAAGGCCAAAAACTGCTGCATTGCGATGGCGGCACCATTTTTCTGGTGACTCAAAATAAGTCCTTACGCTTTGCCATTCGCACCCGCGACGACGTTCTGCCCTTCGAGGAAATCGAGCTGTACGACCCTGTATCCGGAAAAATTAACGATCGTTACGCATCCACCTATGCGGCCAACCATAACAAGACTGTCATCATCAACAATGTGTACGACGAACAACGCTTCGACTGCAGCGGCACCCAAGCTTTTGATATAAAAACGGGCTACCGGACCGTCTCGCTGCTCACCGTCCCGATGGCGCCGCGCAACGGTCAGGTAATCGGCATCCTGCAATTTATCAATGCGCTGGCCCCGGAAACCGGCGCCGTCATCCCTTTTCCGGACGACGTAGTCGAACTGGTGGAAGCCTTGGCGGCCCAATCCGCCGTCGCACTGGATAATTTGCAGCTGATTGAAGGCCAAAAAGCCACCACCGAAAGCATCATTCGGGTTCTGGCATCCGCCATCGACACCAAAAGCCCGCATACCGGCCATCATTGCGTGCGGGTACCGGAATTGGCCATGATGCTGGCCGAAGCCGCATGCAAACAAACCCAGGGTCCTTTGGCGCATTTTAATTTCGAGTCCGAAGACCAATGGCTGGAATTCAGGGTTGGCGCCTGGCTGCATGATTGCGGCAAAGTCACCACGCCGGAATATGTGATCGAAAAAGCCACCAAGCTGGACATGCTGTTTAACCGCATACACGAAATCCGCATGCGCTTCGAAGTGTTATTGCGCGACGCGAATATCCGGCGG
This sequence is a window from Methylomonas methanica MC09. Protein-coding genes within it:
- a CDS encoding FKBP-type peptidyl-prolyl cis-trans isomerase, with the translated sequence MFSMANATTPAENKAAGEKFLADNAQNAGIVTTASGLQYFVFTEGTGASPKATDNVTVHYKGTTIDGKEFDSSYGRGAPATFPLNRVIAGWTEGLQLMKEGAKYRFFIPSKLAYGERGAGRDIGPNAALIFDVELIKVN
- a CDS encoding FecR family protein, whose product is MMKMSITMLALVLSLLSADIWAESDVLGFVKIVEGDASITGEQGTVPALPGAPLYMGNLLKTGEKGRMGVTFKDNTIMSLGPDTELRIDEYLFAPAKSELKLAASLLKGTLHYISGVIAKLKPEAVSVKTPAGIIGVRGTRFLAKAEAE
- a CDS encoding OmpA family protein, which codes for MLKHDISTVTVLPLRAITLLFALGLSGCSQSYVVLLAEEDGSLGKVEVTTPQGTTLLENNRDAVNLKGEAGKTFVASEQRIKEDFGAAMAASPEKPKPFYLYFEGGTATLTAESQADIPKIIAEIKRRPAADISIIGHTDTVGDDQTNAVLSLERAKSVAALFAEAMPDAGKVTVDSHGEKNLLVATPDNTDEPKNRRVEVTVR
- a CDS encoding HD domain-containing phosphohydrolase; its protein translation is MPLSDINISQAHHLALLFSDVAAGPGLQRSIEAFANQYDTYLLTDAEQIMPELLRGNFDVLFLDIDGEGLDVDKLLPLVRQQFSLPELPILLLSSPLSEVKRNAALDKGATDFITKPLTANDVVLKTRNALAFRHCFKNHRAARDLLEQQVRIRTAKLNMLIDSGLMMSREKSRDRLLAHILREGQKLLHCDGGTIFLVTQNKSLRFAIRTRDDVLPFEEIELYDPVSGKINDRYASTYAANHNKTVIINNVYDEQRFDCSGTQAFDIKTGYRTVSLLTVPMAPRNGQVIGILQFINALAPETGAVIPFPDDVVELVEALAAQSAVALDNLQLIEGQKATTESIIRVLASAIDTKSPHTGHHCVRVPELAMMLAEAACKQTQGPLAHFNFESEDQWLEFRVGAWLHDCGKVTTPEYVIEKATKLDMLFNRIHEIRMRFEVLLRDANIRRLETLLEGGNDLEADQKFDREKAELIRDFAFIADCNMGRESMHPSDCERIRTIGEKTWLRYFDDTLGLSQQDTMRLQADDKPALPVTEQLLSDKPKHIVPRPPNKVPDPALGIKMNIPENMFNYGEIYNLSIQKGTLTAEERYKINEHIIETINLLEKIPFPDFLQRVPEYATTHHETLDGRGYPRKLTEKDLSIPARIMAVADIFEAITASDRPYKKPYKLSESLKILSNMKNNRHIDPDVFELFLTSGVYKEFAVKYLLPEQIDDVDIYEFIGPSP